TACCATGAAACAGTAAGAGCACTCAAATgtatcaaacaacaaacatgaaACCGAATCCCAAAGTGCTTGCAATTCACCTGAATCCCTGCAGGAAGAATGATTCTACCATCCAAAAACACGAAAAGCGTTCGTGGGATTTTTGTCCTTCAACTGCTACACTAGTAGACGAACACAAGCCTTCATATATTACCAAGAAATCAGCGGAATGAGGCAGAAACTAACAGCATAGAGTGTGTGTCAATATCATTGTTGGAAATGCAGGGTACACGGAATGGCCTGATGCGTCGAACATTAAttggaaaaagagagaaaataaaatgtgcAGGGTTCACAAGAGTCTCCTTCAACAAACTATCTTTTCAGCATTGTATGTATCTGTCGACTCCAGCATTTCACTCACACTCTCCAATTTATTAGCCTTTGTTGTTTAGAAGGAGTGGAGTGGAGTGGGCCTCTCTGCCCTCTGGGCTTTGATGTAATGGAACGTTATCATCCCCGGTTTTGGTTCATTGgttggattttgatttttctctcCATATTTGCTGCTTTCTTTCTTATGGGGAAaattgtttccttttattttcaattttgtttctatctgtccatctatactatatataattaaattggtGTCTCAGTTATTTTGATatgttgattttaatttattaatttttttattaccttCACATCTATTTTTGGGACGGATCTTGGGATCGGACTACACCCGCTTTATTGTCATtagtatcaaatattaatttaattatcgcAGTGTAAATTCCTGTTTTGATTATTGTAGAATTGTTGGACTTCgctacatacacatacacatccaattcaattaatttatagaaatacaACTCAACTAggctttttatatatattagtattatgTTGCACACTCTATGtgtgtacaaattttataatattatttaaaataaaatatttattaattaataaattatatacaaaataatattaataataaagttatacaaaaattatgtaaaaaaaaaatgcataaagaaaaagaagtaattaatataaatattatgctaatctttttttatatgaaataattttctcatttgcaatatcacataagagtaaattacattaaactctcaatatatattcaagtaattttttgcaataagtataattttgtagaTTTAGATACTTtagcataattttttatataaagtgagttgtataatattttactttctcaaaaaataatttttaaatttagatatcCAAAGGTTGATCAAGTGAGGGTAATATGGGAAATCAAAAGGTAAAAGATTTGAAGGGAAAAGGACtgagtttaaaatttttaataacataaggGGTCGTTTtagttattcttttaaattaaaggaaaactttgcaaattcattaaattaggGGGGGTTGAGCAATTAAGAGGACGAGAGACGCCAGTTATTGGCTAGAGGAGTACGTCCCAATGATACAATCATCGGGATACACGTATTTACGTGGGTCTCCGCACGTACCATCAAACACCTTCACTGTGTGTGTATTCCTCACAGACGTACTCACAGCAGCTTGACCATTTCGCAGCTCCCACCTTTCTCCAACCTTTCTTTTTCCAGCAAATCAGATTCCAGCCTTTCGACCCTTTTCTCCTCTCCTATTATTTTCACCGGAAATCATTGCTTTTTTCATGTTCTTGTACTCTCTCCCTAATTATAGATATGTACGATTTGCGCCTGTTATTTGATCTTTCTTGATTGATCGCGTTGCGTTTATTAGCTTCTGATTGTTAAGGTAAATGCCCGTGTTTTCGATTCTTGTTTTCTCTGATCTTTTAACTGTCTTGGATTCATTGAGTGTATGTAGACGGTGGAATGTGACTTTTTTACGTATTTTCTCGAATACTTGGTTGCAGGAATAGATTTGCAGAAACTGGTGAAGTTGATAATAGCTTATGGCTTCCGGAAATACTCAATAGATGAGGGAGGATTGGTATTCTGATGAAGCATTGGATTGGATATAGtattgatttggttgatggatAAAGTGAATGTTTTGCTGAATATTCGGATACTGGGCTTGTTTTTTCGGTGTATTCTGAGTGTTGATTAAGTAAACTGAATTTTCTGAAGATACTAGTCGGAATTGTAACAATCAGCCTTTTGCTTTCTGGCATTCGTTACCGTTGAGAGTTGAAGTGGATGGTGAGAATAAATAAGAAGGTAAAAATTATCTGAACGATCAGTATTGGATGTGGCTTAGACTCTACAACTTTAAAAGAGCCATGATCTGATTGAGTTTTGGTGGACTTTAGCATTTCTGTTGCTCTTATACTCTATAGTTGTTTTGTTGACTTTGAATGGAGTATCTTCCAGTTGAGGTTGTCGGGAACATTCTGTCACGGCTTGGGGCTGCCCGAAATGTGGTGATTGCATCTGCAACTTGCAGGAAATGGCAAGAGGCTTGGAGGAATCATCTCCACACTCTTACGTTTAATTCTAACGATTGGCCCTTGTATCATGAGTTTTCCACAAGTAGACTGGAGATACTTATTACACAAACAATATTCCAAACCAAAGGACTGCAGTGCCTTTCCATAATTATGGATGATGTAGATGAATTCTCAGCCGCTCCAGTCATTGCCTGGCTCATGTACACTAGAGAAACCTTGCGCCAGCTTCACTATAATGTGAGGACGACACCTAACATTAACATTCTCGAAAAATGTGGTAGACATAAGCTTGAAGCGTTGACATTGGCTCACAATACTATTACGGGGGTTGAACCTAGTTATCAGAGGTTTCCCTGCCTAAGATCTCTGTCCCTGAGTTATGTCAGTATATCAGCCTTGGATCTGAGCCTTCTGCTTACTGCCTGCCCAAAAATTGAGGTATTGACCCTAGTCAGCCTAGATGTTGTCATGTCAGATCCACAGGCGGTGATGGAGTTGACTACTAACTCATTAAAGCATATTTATGTGGAAGCTATCAGCTTGGATAAGTTCATACTGGAAGCTGATAGTCTAGAAAAACTGCATTTGAAAGATTGTACACTCGAGGTTTTTGAGCTGATTGGTAAGGGCATGTTAAGATTCCTGAAGATTGATGATGTTAGTGTCATCCATCTTGATATTGGCGAGAATGCTGAAAATCTTGAGATTGTTGATGTTAGTAATTTTACAATCATGTGGATAAAGTTCTACCATATGATATCACGATCATCGAAGTTGAGAAAGCTTAGGCTTTGGGGTGTTGTTTTTGACGATGAGGATGAGGTTATCGATGTAGAGACTATTTCTTCATGCTTTCCTTTATTAAGCCATCTAGCATTGAGTTATGATCTAAGAGAGACAGCACTACATGATGGCTTACAAGGTTCTTTTGTTTTGGAGAATGTCATTGTTCTGGAGCTCGGGTGGACAGTAATTAGTGACCTATTCTCGACGTGGGTCTCAGCACTTCTTGAAAGGTGCCCTCATCTCAGGAATCTGGTCATCCATGGTGTTGTTTCAGAAACCAAAACCCATGAAGAATGCCACACGTTGGCCAACTTCACATCATCTATCGTAAGACTTATGAGGAAGTACCTGGACGTAGAAgttcaatttaaatatgaatagaTATTGTAGACATTGGAATTTGTCATCCCTAAACTGCAGAAGCAGGTACATGAGCTTCAATTGAGATTCTTCATCTCCTCTTTTGGTCTTTTGCCAGATAATTTTTGGACTTGAAGGCATGtggaatgatatttttatttctacaagATTGCTGCCTATGTTTGGTTCCATgctatgatatatttattgtttcttGATAATTCTTAAAATGTGAAGTACATTGTTTTTGGTTCCCTCATGGAGACTATTTCTTACGATATAGTGtgtttccttcttttcttcctATCCATCTTTCTCTTGCTTCCTTCTCAGCTTCTCCAAAATTTGACTGgattctatttattagataacaTTGATATTTGTATATGGTCAGAGGAAGGTATGGAAAATGAATAATTGCTAAGGGGTCAAGGGATTGATGATGTTACTGTTATAAGTAATGAAACTTGTAGATCATTACTTCCCTTCTCACCACTTATACAAATCCAAAAGATATGCCTTTATCTTCTGTTTTCCTTGAAAAGAACacctaaattaaaattgaatgagaTTTTTAACTGGTGGACTCATCATGTTAACTTGGCAGAAGATCTGCATGTCAGTCCTATTGACTCTTTTCCATGCCATAATTCAAAGAGTGATAATGAGGCAACATTCCGTCTCTACAGCTGAATATCTAAAAGTTTATGCGTGATAAATGGTACGCCCTTTTATTCTAATAAGGTGAGAGTGTTTCAGCATGATGAGAACCTCCAAGTCTACCAGCAGTATGAATTTGGGGTCAGCAACTTACTAACTTCCACGTTCTTGTCATCGATTTTAAGGACATAATCTTGAAAGTGatggtttctttcttttctccatATACATCCAAGGGAGTCGCTGTTGTAGGTTAATGAGTCTGAGCTACCCAATCACCCAGGTCGAACGATTTTCCTTAGCTCTGCAGCCAATTAGAACTTAGAAGCCATCTAAAAATTCAGAATTCTCCTTGAGGAACTGGTTCTTAACGTGCCTCCCCACATTGATTATATTCTTCTTGTAGACTTATCTATCTGACAAGCAACCATGCATATTTTAGCCTTACCGAATGAAATCTTGAAAAGGGGTACATGATACAAAGGATCACATGCCGTTTTTGGTGAGCCCTCTGCTACTCTGTTCACTTAATTGTAATGAATAAGAGGTACCTTTTGAGACTCAAGAGTGTAATTTGACCTTTCAGGAGGAGAAGTCACCTATTTTACTGCGAGTTGAGGTGTATTTTCCAGAGATGGTACAACTTGCCGTGGGCCACAGAAACGCCTCTTATACTGGCCAAGTAATCTGTTCCATGAAGGTTTTTTGATATAGTATCTACTTAGCCTTTTGCAGTCCATGTACTCTTCCTACATTTGTAATCTGCAATTCTTCTTTGAAATCGTCTCGCATTTCTTATGCTTCTAACAAATGTTTGTCACATGTCGCGAACTTTGAATGGTTACCTCATTACTATGACAAGAAAGCTGCAAAGTTTTTACATGTCATGAACTAAGAGAACTCATCTAAGTTCTTCCATCTCGTCCACTGTATATGTTGCTTGTCGAGGGCCATGATAAGAAACTATAGACACACTTGGACTTGTTGCAGTGGCAGCCGCGCCTGCAGCATAAGCCTCAAACCCCACCATTATTCCTGGGTGCAAATCTCACCATGTTTGGTGGTGTTGGTCCAGTTGATAGACTTTGGTCCTCTAGAAAACCAGTGACACAAACAATGGTCCTCTAGAAAACCAGTGACACAAACAATACTGCCACTATCCACAAATACAGGCTAAAAAGCTATTGACTTCTTGATCGAGCCTGATGTATagaaaataatgcaatttatttccCTAAAGAATTTACACACCaggggaaaaaaggaaaaaaaaagaaggaaacaaGGTTCCTTGTTGTCGTTATCAAATTCACAGGCTTATCATTTACCTCTAGCAGTACAGGAAAGATTGCAAAGATTATGCAAAGGGCAACCACTACTACGACTATATAACTCAAAAAGCAAATCTATAAGCCTCAAGCCTATCCCCAACTCTCttatcagaaaaaaagaaatgcagagTTTCAATCCACCTCACCCACCCAATATTCTTTTGGCTTCTCTTTCCTGTCTTCCCAGAAATGACAGTTAAAAAGGCATTCTACCCAAGGTCTTGTCAAATCGGCATTAGTCCACTGGTTGCAGTTTGCTTCAGTAAAGACAGCTCAAAGTTCTCCTCATTGCTTGTACTGTCTCATTGGCTTTCTGGGCCTTGGATTGCATCTGTGCCTTTGCTCTTGCTTCCTCATAGTACTGTGACCAAAGTTTGCCGAAGCACATAACTAGTTATTGGAAGATTGTACATAGGTTGGGTGCAAATATGGATTAACATAGATGATAAGTAGGATACATCTCTCTCCTGAAAGCATGCAGTCGATTTACCTGCTGTTTCCTTTTCCTCTCTAGCTCAGCCTGTTATGGAGTCAAGATGGCACAAGTGTGTTAGTAATACTAGTTAACCATTTAATCGTGATAAAATAAGTTGTGGGCTCTAATTGCTGACTGAAATCATGTACACTGTCTGTTAGGTTACCAGAGCATGTTTTAGGTGTGCGTTCTCTTCTTTCAGTTGGTTCAATTCTGCTTCTAGTTCAACTGTGTAGGCCTGCCCAACAATAAGAAAACATCAAACTGAAGAAACATGGCAGCACAAAGTTCGTATGTTCTCCAGGCATCCATCAATTTTTGCTATCTATAGATTATCAGCACAAAAAGTGAATTCATGGGTAGATTACCTGCTTCCTCGCCCTAGATCTTGCAGCCGACTCTCTGTTCTTGATCATTCTTCTTTGCCGCCTCTCCACCACCTTCTACACCGGACCATCTATGATCCGCTTTCGTCCTCCCCTAGCTCCACCCATATCTAATCCATACTGATTTCCGCTGTCAACATGATTTGTCCCAAGGCCATCTGAGGACACTGGGCTAACCGGTGACCCCATTCCCAAACCTTGTACCTGCCCAAATCCTCCTCCATTGCCATTCCCCAATCTCCCTCCATAATTGACTGTCGGTGTGGGCTGCGAGTACCCACTGGCCCGTTTCATTCCTCCTGTGTAACCCAGTGCCTCTCCTACAGCACTCTGAGGCATTGGCTGAGCTGTAACGTTATTAACACCACCACCTATCGCCATTACTGGTCTTGCAACAAAACTAGGCCCCATCACCGGATGGCTGCTGTTTTGGAACATCCCAAACTGTGGCTGCTGAGGTGGTGCTGGAGCAAAATTCTGCTCCCTTACAACCCCAGCCCGAATCAAGAAATCTTCCAGTGTCATTTCTCCAAATGTCGGTTGTCTCTGAGTATTGTTAGGATTCTGAATTTGGCCCTGAGTGTCATTATTATGCTGCTGCTTCTTGTGGATCTCAGACCATACTTCATCCACAGTTTTCCTACACAGAGGCTCTGGAATGCTGAGAGAACCTTGCCTTGGTAAGCTAGGCTGCTTGGCTATTCCCTTATCTGTTTTAGTATTAGTTTCTTGCACAGGAAAGTGCACAGCGTTAGCGTTGTTGCTGGTGGCTGTAGCACTCGTAGCATGGGCTTGATTTTCTTCGGCGGTCCATATGCTGTTGAGGAATTCATCCATGTTCATGGAGCCAAAATTCTTGCCACTCTCACATAGTGTGTGTTGGAATTCATCGAGGGTGAGTGAGTATATTGACGACTGTCTGCCTAGTGATTGAAGTATCAGGTTCTTGGTGTGTTGCTGGCTTGACTGCACCGGCGGCTCAGCGTCTCCTTGAGATACGATATCAGAATCTGTAGCTACCATCTTGGCTTTTCCAGTGAAAACCTACAAAATGTTTCGGATCACAGAAACTGATCTAGGATGCTAAATCACACTACTATGTTACCGGAACTTACAGAATCAAGGAAACAAACACCATATTCAATCTACTAATTTCCTTCCAAAGGACCCCTTCCGGCTACTtctaaaaaggaaacaaactccACCAAAATTCCTAGGGGAAAAAAACCCTATGAAGAACCCTCATCCGGGAAGTTCCTCGTCTCATCTTCAACTGCATTAAGCATATACTAACACTTttcaattaattgtattaGAAGAAAATTCACTACTGACTACATTTTAACGGCTATGGATTAAGGGTTGTGATAAATGactattattaactatgaCTAAATAACACCAAAgcaaaaaatttgacaaaaatatttgtcatgactgTTAGCCATGATAAACATTTTAGCCACACCCACAACTTAAACCACATCTACCGACAACGTAGCATAGCTAgtcaatgactatttatttttaaatgttataCTTCTTGGTGTTGGTTACCAAAGATCCCGTATATAGTAATTGTAATTAGCAATACCTTCATCAGTGTATCTATCTGTAATACTATCTGTAATactatctatactaatatataagagaAAGTCTCTTTATCTCACAAATGGCATTTATAAAATCGCGGcaccaattttattattatctatattaatatataagagAAGACTTTTTTCTCTTACAAATGGCGATTATGATACCGCGGcaccaattttattattataccgATAATACTCctaagtttattttctttttttgtcgcttttttttctttcttttattttttctaaatgtGATAGAATTggtgcttatatatatatattcttattcataatatattttaaaacattaaatattatttattatatgcacgtaggGACGACGTGCCACGACGTctagttaaaaagaaaaactttatTGTCGTAACAAACCCTTTAACTCATTTCTCCCTCCAACAAAATTTGACcataatagtaatttcaatattttttaatgaatttactaaaatacctCCCAAACCTCCTCAACTCACAATCCCATGATTGATaatcattttatcaataagaatattaattatttataagttttaaatattttggcagACGCATTGGGTGAGTTGTGTATtgctaatatacatatatatatatatatatataagaagatTGTGTAGCATATACATGGTCAAGTGCTCATTCAAACCCTAGTAGGTGAGGTAAAAATCctgattttttcttgtattgaaGCTTGTAATTGGTGTTTTCACAGTCGATCCATATTAAAACCTCCGTTTGAACAGCTAGCCATCGAGTAGATTAATCCTGTCACTATTcgcaaaattctttatatcaGCTTATGACATTAATAACTCTGTGAATAACGTTAATTGTTCCAAATGTAATTAGAACACTAGACtactaattaaataagcatatacatatatatatatatcaagaatgGCTAAATCAATAAGCTATCGTCTAACACGTACGCATTACCGACGAGAAGCAGAAAAAATCAATGCAACAAATAACTGAGTAATGAAAAACAGCTGATCTGCAGGGATCATATCTAACTTCTTCATGTGACTAATTGTAGGCAAGCTGACATGGAAGCTCAAGGTACAACCCGAGACTGCAGCCCTGCTTGGTAGgtatatattcattaaaaacTGAAAGCAGAATGCTATAAAGATTACCCGACGTCCTTGAAGCTTGGTAATTACCAGCAGGGTCCTGAGTAGTGAAAGCTAACTCATCATGAACCCTCCATCACAAccctgcatatatatatatatgtatgtatgtaaatgtagagagagagagagagagagagagagtgctTGCAATTTGGAAAAGGGTGGTTTTCTTGTGGGGTGGGTTAAAGAAATGGAGAGATAATGTTTTGTGGGCGGGGGCAAGAGGAGGTGCGTAAAGTAGGAAGCGCACCAAAATGGGAAGGGGGAA
This Sesamum indicum cultivar Zhongzhi No. 13 linkage group LG5, S_indicum_v1.0, whole genome shotgun sequence DNA region includes the following protein-coding sequences:
- the LOC105161764 gene encoding F-box/LRR-repeat protein At1g67190-like gives rise to the protein MEYLPVEVVGNILSRLGAARNVVIASATCRKWQEAWRNHLHTLTFNSNDWPLYHEFSTSRLEILITQTIFQTKGLQCLSIIMDDVDEFSAAPVIAWLMYTRETLRQLHYNVRTTPNINILEKCGRHKLEALTLAHNTITGVEPSYQRFPCLRSLSLSYVSISALDLSLLLTACPKIEVLTLVSLDVVMSDPQAVMELTTNSLKHIYVEAISLDKFILEADSLEKLHLKDCTLEVFELIGKGMLRFLKIDDVSVIHLDIGENAENLEIVDVSNFTIMWIKFYHMISRSSKLRKLRLWGVVFDDEDEVIDVETISSCFPLLSHLALSYDLRETALHDGLQGSFVLENVIVLELGWTVISDLFSTWVSALLERCPHLRNLVIHGVVSETKTHEECHTLANFTSSIVRLMRKYLDVEVQFKYE